GGACGAGCGCAACCGACTGATCAGTTCCCGGAACTGGACGACAGCATGACAACCGAAGATATGGACCAACAGGCTGATGCGGACGGTGAATCGGAATCGAACGACGACTGGCGTCGCGTCCTGCAAGCGGGCATCGGCGCGGCCGGGCTGACCGGCCTGGCCGGCCTCACCAGCGCCCAGCAAGGCAGTCAGAATCTCATCGAACTAGAGGCGGTGACGGTCGAGACCAGCGGCGGTCGCGGCCGCTCGGAGTTCGCCTGGGAGGACGGCGAGGGCGGCGTCGTACGCGGCCCGCCCGAGGAGGTCTGTTCGATAGCCGGCGGCACCCACCTCTGGGTAGGCGTCTCGCCCGACTCCATCGCCGAACTGACCAACCCCACGCTGGAACTCACGGCCGGCGAGACCTACACGGTCGAGTGGACCAACACCGACGGCGAGGAGCACAACTTCGTCATCGCCGACGCCGACGGTACCGAACTCGTCGCTTCGGACACGATCGCCGAAGAGGGCGCCACCCAGTCCGTCGAGTTCGAGGCCACCGAGGAGATGGCCACCTACTACTGCGGGCCTCACTCGGAGTCCCAGAGCGGCTCCATCGAGGTCAGCGTCTCGGCCGGTGAGGTCGAGGTCAGTAACCTCGATCCGAGCAGCGTGACGGTCTCGCAGGGCGACGCGGTCGACTTCTCGGCGACGGTGTCCAACACCGGCGACAGCAGCCTCACGCAGGTCGTCTCCCTCTCGATCGACGGGAGTCAGGTCGCCTCCAAGGAAGTGTCACTCGACGCGGGCGCGGAGACGTCCGTTTCGTTCACGGGCGTCGACACGTCTGACCTCTCGGACGGGGACCACACCGTCACTATCGCCAGCGGCGGCTCGCAGGTCTCCGGGACGCTCACCGTCGAGGTGGACGACGCCGACGGCGACTGGCACCGCGACCTCGACGTGCCGACGAATCCCGAGGAGGCGACGAACTGGGACAACTACGAGGTCACCAACGTCTTCTCGACCGGGACGATCTCAAGCGAGTACGACCTCAAGGACGGCGAAGAGGGCGAGTGGATGCAGATGGACGTCGACGCCCAGGGCCGCATCTGGGTGGTCACCCGCGGGGCGTCCTTCGTCACCGAAGGCGACGGCTACGCCGAGGTCGCCTGGGTCGACCCCGACTCCGGCGAGCATCAGCTCGCTCTCGAGATCCCGGTCGCGTTCCACGGGGGCCACGTCGCCGATTCCGGCGAGGTGTCCGCCGCCCGCGAACTCGGCGGGCAGGGAATCGCCATCGACCCCGACTTCGAGGACAACGGGTACGTGTACGTCATGTACCACCCCTCGAGCGACGACCTGGAACTCGTGGACAACCCCTACGACGACAACATCGTCTTCGCGAACATGCGCGTGTCGCGGTTCACGATGCAGGACGACGGAACGCTCGACCCCGACTCCGAGAAGGTCGTCTTTACGGTCCCCGAACAGTGGCACACCTGCTGTCACCACGGCGCCTACATCACCTTCGGGGAAGACCGCGAGTTCTACATCTCCACCGGCGACAACTCCAACAACGTCGGCAATCCCGACAACCTGGTCAACTGGTTCATGGGCGACGAGCGCCAGGGTATGATCCACGGTCGTCCTGGCCCGGTCGCCGACGCCCAGCGCACCTCCGGGAACACGGCCGACAAGCGCGGCAAGGTTCACCGGATCGTCCTCAACGAGGACGGCACCTACGACATCCCCGACGGCAACCTCAAGGAACACTGGGAAGAGGAGACCGGCGAGTCGTACTCCGACGACGAGTTCCTGCCGTCGATCTACGTGATGGGCCTGCGCAACCCCTTCACCATCACCTACGACGATCACAGCGGCTACCTCTGGACCGGTCACTACGGCAACGACGGCGGGAGCATCAGCGACCTCGGAATGAGCGGCTTCGGGGACTACCACCTGTGGTGTGAACCGGGTAACGCCGGCTACCCCTACTACCGGGCGTACTACCCCTACCGGGACTACGACTTCGAGAACGACGAGGTCGGTCAGCCGTTCTGGCCGGACAACCTGCGCAACGAGTCGGTGAACAACACGGGCATCGAGAACATCCCGAACGTGACGCCGGCGCTGATCTGGCATCCCCAGAGCTTCGACGACTACGAGAACGCCCTCGACATCCACCCGTGGCTCGACCAGCCCCGACCCGGCGAAGTCACCTACCCCGAGCTAGATGCCGGTGGATCGGCAGACGTCGGCGTCGTCTACCGCTACGACGAGGGGTACAGCGAGCACGCGCTCCCGCCGTACTTCGACGGGAAGCCGTTCTTCATGAACCCGAGCAACGCCGACGTCGTCCGCTACCTGACGTTCAACGACGACGGCAGCCTCGACATCAACGAGTTCGGAGCGCGCGACGGCGTCGCCGCGGCCTACGACATGAAGGTCCTGCCGGACGGTCGGCTGGCCATCATGGGGATGTACTCGGGGATCCACATCGTCGAGTACAACGGCCCGGCGCCCGGTTACCAGCCCCCGCCCGAAGAAGAACAGCCCGACCGCGTCGAGCCCGCCGCCGACGGTCTCAGCGGCGACCCGCCGGGCGACGCGACCGTCCTCTGGGACGGCGACGACGCCACGCTGGACGGCTGGGAACAGCTGGACGGATCCGAAGCGCAGTGGAACGAGACCGCCGACTACTTCGAGGTAGATCCGTCTGACCCGGACGTTGAGGGCAATGTCCGGCCGAAGGAGGATCTGGGTGACGTCCACCTCCACCTCGAGTGGCGCGTTCCGGAAGAGGTCGCCGGCGAAGCCGAGGGCCAGGGGCCGGGCAACAGTGGCCTGTTCATGATGGAGACCTACGAGTTCCAGATCCTCCAGAGCCACGACAACCCAACCTACCCGAGCGGCTACGCTGGATCCTTCTACAAGTACCAGGAGGGCGGCGGCAGCGCGCCGCTCGCGATGCCGATCCGCCCGCCGGGCGAGTGGAACTCCTACGATCTGATCTGGCGCCGCCCCCGGTTCGACGACGACGGCAACGTCGTCCGTCTGCCGCAGGCGACGCTGCTGTTCAACGGCGTCGTCGTCCAGCAGCACCTCAACATCCCGGGTCCCGTCTGGTACGACACGCTGTACCCGTTCGACCACGAGGACTTCGGCCACCCGCGCGACGAGAACGGCAACTTCCTGACGGAAGCGCCGTTCCACCTGCAGAACCACGGCAACGACTACGACGTCGTGCAGTACCGCAACGTCTGGTACCGCGACCTGCCCGAGCGCCCGGTCACCGAGAGCGAGCACCCGGACAACGTTCCGGAGTACTCGACCTCCGGCGGTCCCTACTACCTGCCGAACGGCGACCAGTACCAGCCGCAGCAGATTAGCCCCGGTGGATCCGGTACCACCGGCACGCCGCCGGGCGACGCCGACGTGTTGCTCGACGACTCGATCACCATCCAGCCCGGCGACGGCGACTGGGTGAGCGACAGCAAGTACGGCGACGCTCAGGTGCACGTCGAGTACCGCATCCCCGAGGACGTCGAGGGCGAGGGGCCGCTGCGCGGCAACAGCGGCGTCCTGATGATGGGCAACTACGAGATCCAGATCCTCGACACCTGGGAGAACCCGGTCGAAGCCGACGAGTGGGCCGGCGCCTACACCCACCAGAACGGGCCGCATCACGACGCGGTCCGCGAACCCGGCGAGTGGCAGCAGCTGGACCTCGTCTGGCAGGCGCCACGGTTCTCGGGCGGCGAGCTCGAGAAGCCGGCGCAGGTCACGGCGTTCCTCAACGGCGTGGCCGTCCAGACGCGCCTCGTCGTCGACGGACCTAACAAAGGCTTCACCGTCAACCCGTACAGCGAACACGGGAAGATGCCGCTGCGCCTCCGGGAGGAAGGCAGCGAGATCGACTTCCGCAACGCCTGGATCCGGGAGGAGCAAGCCGAACTCGTCAGCGACGAACCGTCCGAGCCGGAGCAGCTGTCGGCGCCCATCGGGCTCGACCTCGGCGGCCTCCACACCGACGAGACCGTCACGGTCGACGGCCTCGAGTTCCTGCCGACGCCGTCTCAGTCCGAGCAGGTCGGCATCGAGGAGAACCGGACGCTCGACGCGGACGAGAAGTACTGGCCCGAGCAGGTTACAGTCGAACCCGAACCGCGTGAGTCGCCGGGCGCGACTGACTCGGGTCGGCCGCTGAACGAGGAGCAGAATCTCGGAACCAATCCGGACATCGAGGGCACCGAGCACGACTCGATGTACTGGACCGAGCAGTGGTCGAACGACGAACTCAACTACACGTTCGACATCGAGAACGGCGTCTACGAGGTGACGCTACACTTCGCGGAGGTCTGGTTCGCCGGCGAGGACACGCGCGTGTTCAGCGGCTCCGTCAACGGCGAGACTGTCTTCGAGGAGCTCGACCTCTACGCCGACCACGGTCCGGACACCGCCGTGACGTTCTCGCACGTCACCGAGGTGACGGACAACGAACTGGTCGTCTCGCTCGAGTCGTCCGTCGAGAACCCGAAGATCAGCGGCATCGAGATCCGGGAAGTGGACAAGGTCGCCCACTACGACGCCACGACGCTGGAGCTCTCGGACGGCGACGCGGTGTCGTCCTGGTCCGACGCCGGCGGCGTCGGCCCCGATCTGACTCAGAGCGACTCCGCCGCTCAGCCGACCTTCCAGACGGACGTCGCTAACGGCAACCCGACGGTCCGCTTCGAGGGCGACGGCGACTACATCAACGCCGACGAGGTCGTCACCGAGGACACCGCGGGCGTCACGATGGCCGCGGCGTTCCGGACGAGCGACCCCACCGTTCCCCGCCAGACGATCATGTACAACGGGAGCGACGGTGAGCTGAACGGCTACGGCGCCTACGTCAACAACGAGGCAGGGTCTGGACCTGCGTCCGAAGGCTACGTCAACGGCCTCTACGGCGGCGTGAACTGGTGGTGGTCGGACACGACCGTCGGTGCTGACAACTTCCACGTCGTGACCTGGACCGTCCCCGAGGACGAGCCCGATCACCCGGTGCTCCGACTGGACGGCCAGGAGCTTGACACGGAACTGCAGATCGACCCGGCCGAACCCGAGACGCCGACCACCCAGTTCGGCATCGGCTACGACGACGGCGCCGTCGACGAGCGACCGCCGTTCTTCGCCGGCGACATCGGCGAGGTGCGGGTCTACAACCGCGAGCTGTCGGGCGCCGAGCTGTCACAGCTCGAGAGCGACCTCGGCGAGAAGTGGGGCGCGGACGTCCAGGCACCGGACCTGTCGGCTGGACTGGCCGGCCACTGGACGTTCGAGTCCGGTAACGTCGACGGCGACACCGTCCTCGACAAGTCCGGCAACGGTCACGACGGGACCGTTCAGGGCGGCGTGACGACCGACCTCTCGGCCCCGACCGTGGGTGGCGCCGCGGAGTTCAACGGCAGCGACGGGACCGTCGTCGTCCCCAACGCCGATGGGCTCGACCCGGCCGCGTACACGGTCTCGGCCTGGCTCAAGACGGACGCCACCGGTCCGTGGGCAGCGGTCCTCGGAAAGGAGAACTCGATGTGGTGTGGCTTCAACAACGACACGGGTCAGCCGCGCTTCGACCCGTACAACGGTGCAGAACAGGGTGACTACTTCAGTTCGGACACCGCTGTGGACGACGGCAGCTGGCACCACGTCGTCTATCGTCACGCACCGTCCGAGGACACCTCGCGTATCTACGTCGACGGCCAGCAGGTGGGCTCCATGGACGGGGCCACTGAATCGCCTGCCGCCGACACCTCGCTCGGAATCGGCTCGAAGTCGGGCTTCAAGGACTGGTTCAGCGGCACGCTCGCAGACGTGCGCCTCTACGACCGTCCCCTCTCCGAGTCGAAGATCTCCCTGCTCAGCCAGCAGGGTTGATCTAGCTGCGGACTGAGACTTTCCCCCCCGGGGCACTTCGCCCCGCGGGAATCCCGCGTCCACGGACGCTCCGTCGAATCTGTGTCCGCGACCTCGGGGCCGGCGGAGCGCAGGCCGCCGTGACCGCGCTCCGCTGTCGACGACTGGCTGGTGAGTTCTGGTCGACTGTCCGCCCGCCTCGGCCGCCCCGAGTCGCTTTCCCCGTCGCGAGCACGCACGGCAGTGTACCCGTCTGGTCATCGTCCCCGTCGCGTGTTCTTCGGGTCGTTGTATCGACGCCAGTACGTCGATCGGCCGAGCGACCGCTGGCTCGCGAAGACGCGCGGAACGGGTTGGCGAGGCCGCGAAGCATCACTTACTGATTCGGCTCTTGATCGCGCCAGTACCACAGCCAGTGTGATTATAGACTTCACATCCGGATTCTGTACGATCACGGGGCATTCGTTTCGTCCCCAAAAACCTTTTAGTCAGTCGGCATGTTTGTACCGTCACGCACTTCCGGGTTCGAGGCAGCCGCGCGGAAGTGCGCCAAATACTCACACCCCAGTCGGGTGGTGAGAGAGATATATGCCACGGCTCATATTAGACAACATACACGACACGGATCGACGCAGCGTGCTGAAAATGCTCGGTGCAGGCGGTGCCGCAGCCGCCGGTGGCGGGTTCGGGCTCACCGCCCTGACTGGTTTAGGTGCGGCCGCCTCTGCCGACATCTCGGCCTCGAATCCCGAGGCACTCACGAGCGACGACGGCTCGGTCGACGAGGTGTTCGTCAAGCCGTCGCTGTCAGTCTCCTGGGACGGCTTCGACGACGTCGTCGGGAAAGTACGGATCCTGATCGAGGCCGCCACCGGCGCGTCCGACCTGGATCCGCCCGAAATTCAGGAACTCGATTACACGCCCGTCTTCAGGGCGACGGGTTACGCCAACGGGACGGACAACGACAGCGAAGAGGAGACGGGCCCGGGCACCAGCGGCCAGTACCAGATCAACTGGTTCGACGGCGACCGCCGTATCACCCTGTTCGACGAGGACGGCGCGCCCGACTACGAGAACGCCGGGTACAACTGCGGCGCGACGATGGAGTCGTACCTCAGCGGCACGCTCATGGGCGATCCGATCGACGACGCCCAGAACGGCTTCTACGGCGCCGCCGGCAGCACCGACGCCTTCGAGGAGACCACCGACGCCGGCACCAACGACACGACGGTATATCTTCGGTACACGATCAGTCTCCACTGGCCGGACATCTCGTTCGTCACCGAAGACAACTACGCGCTGGACGCCGAGGACGTCCGCCCGTTCTCGCCGCTAGCGATGGTGGACGGTGACGGTGGTCAATATCCCGACCTCACCGCCGAGGAGTACGGTACTACGGTCACCAGCGACGTCGCCGACGACTACGATGCGCTGTCGGCCGGCGACCTCGTCCATGCCACGGCCGTCCCCTACGGCGTCATGCAGGACAGCACCGACCACCCGGCGCTGATGACCAGCTACGCCAACTTCACCGTCACCGTCGACAACGAACAGGCCAGCGCCAACGCCTCCGGCGACACCGGCGCCGGCGCCGAAGTCGACGAGGACGTCGAAACCATCGCCGACGACGACGCAAGCGGCAACAGCACTGACGACGCCGATACACTGCCCGACGCTGACAACGGCACCGTCGGTAACCAGACCGGTGGTAACGGAACCTCGAACGAGTAGATTAGAGCCGCACGATGAGACACCGACGACTGACAGACGCTGACGTATCGAACGACGCAACCGACCGATCGATTCCCCGAAGGAGGCGACAGCATGACGACTGAAGATACAGATCAAATGTCAAACGCGGACGGCGAATCGGAATCGAACAGCAACCTGCAGCAGTTCCTGAAAGCGGGCATCGGCGCGGCCGGGCTGACCGGCCTGGCCGGCCTCACCAGCGCCCAGCAAGGCAGTCAGAACCTCATCGAACTAGAGGCGGTAACGGTCGAGACCAGCGGCGGTCGCGGCCGCTCGGAGTTCGCCTGGGAGGACGGCGAGGGCGGCGTCGTGCGCGGCCCGCCCGAGGAGGTCTGTAACATCGTCGGCGGGACCCACGTCTGGGTGGGCGTTTCGCCCGACTCCATCGCTGAGGTCACGAATCCGACGCTGGAGCTGACCGCCGGCGAGACCTACACGGTCGAGTGGACCAACACCGACGGCGAGGAGCACAACTTCGTCATCGCCGACGCCGACGGCACCGAACTCGTCACCTCTGATACCGTCTCCGAGGAAGGCGCCACCCAGTCCGTCGAGTTCGAGGCCACGGAAGAGATGGCCACCTACTACTGCGGGCCTCACTCGGAGTCCCAGAGCGGCTCCATCGAGGTCAGCGTCTCGGCCGGCGAGGTTGAGGTCAGTAACCTCGATCCGAGCAGCGTGACGGTCTCGCAGGGCGACGCGGTCGACTTCTCGGCGACGGTGTCCAACACCGGCGACAGCAGCCTCACGCAGGTCGTCTCCCTCTCGATCGACGGGAGTCAGGTCGCCTCCAAGGAAGTGTCACTCGACGCGGGCGCGGAGACGTCCGTTTCGTTCACGGGCGTCGACACGTCTGACCTCTCGGACGGGGACCACACCGTCACTATCGCCAGCGGCGGCTCGCAGGTCTCCGGGACGCTCACCGTCGAGGTAGACGCGGTAGACAGCGACTGGCATCGCGACCTCGACGTGCCGATCAACGCCGAGGAGGCGACGAACTGGGACAACTACGAGGTCACCAACGTCTTCTCGACCGGGACGATCTCAAGCGAGTACGACCTCAAGGACGGCGAAGAGGGCGAGTGGATGCAGATGGACGTCGACGCCCAGGGCCGCATCTGGGTGGTCACCCGCGGGGCGTCCTTCGTCACCGAAGGCGACGGCTACGCCGAGGTCGCCTGGGTCGACCCCGACTCCGGCGAGCATCAGCTCGCTCTCGAGATCCCGGTCGCGTTCCACGGGGGCCACGTCGCCGATTCCGGCGAGGTGTCCGCCGCCCGCGAACTCGGCGGGCAGGGAATCGCCATCGACCCCGACTTCGAGGACAACGGGTACGTGTACGTCATGTACCACCCCTCGAGCGACGACCTGGAACTCGTGGACAACCCCTACGACGACAACATCGTCTTCGCGAACATGCGCGTGTCGCGGTTCACGATGCAGGACGACGGAACGCTCGACCCCGACTCCGAGAAGGTCGTCTTTACGGTCCCCGAACAGTGGCACACCTGCTGTCACCACGGCGCCTACATCACCTTCGGGGAAGACCGCGAGTTCTACATCTCCACCGGCGACAACTCCAACAACGTCGGCAATCCGGATAACGAAGTTAATTGGTTCATGGGCGACGAGCGCCAGGGTATGATCCACGGTCGTCCTGGCCCGGTCGCCGACGCCCAGCGCACCTCCGGGAACACGGCCGACAAGCGCGGCAAGGTTCACCGGATCGTCCTCAACGAGGACGGCACCTACGACATCCCCGACGGTAACCTCAAAGAGCACTGGGAAGAGGAGACCGGCGAGTCGTACTCCGACGACGAGTTCCTGCCGTCGATCTACGTGATGGGCCTGCGCAACCCCTTCACCATCACCTACGACGATCACAGCGGCTACCTCTGGACCGGTCACTACGGCAACGACGGCGGGAGCATCAGCGACCTCGGAATGAGCGGCTTCGGGGACTACCACCTGTGGTGTGAACCGGGTAACGCCGGCTACCCCTACTACCGGGCGTACTACCCCTACCGGGACTACGACTACTCCACCAAGGACGGGACCGAGAACTGGACCGGCGAGGTCGGTCAGCCGTTCTGGCCGGACAACCTGCGCAACGAGTCGGTGAACAACACGGGCATCGAGAACATCCCGAACGTGACGCCGGCGCTGATCTGGCATCCCCAGAGCTTCGACGACTACGAGAACGCCCTCGACATCCACCCGTGGCTCGACCAGCCCCGACCCGGCGAAGTCACCTACCCCGAGCTAGATGCCGGTGGATCGGCAGACGTCGGCGTCGTCTACCGCTACGACGAGGGGTACAGCGAGCACGCGCTCCCGCCGTACTTCGACGGGAAGCCGTTCTTCATGAACCCGAGCAACGCCGACGTCGTCCGCTACCTGACGTTCAACGACGACGGCAGCCTCGACATCAACGAGTTCGGAGCGCGCGACGGCGTCGCCGCGGCCTACGACATGAAGGTCCTGCCGGACGGTCGGCTGGCCATCATGGGGATGTACTCGGGGATCCACATCGTCGAGTACAACGGCCCGGCGCCCGGTTACCAGCCCCCGCCCGAAGAAGAACAGCCCGACCGCGTCGAGCCCGCCGCCGACGGTCTCAGCGGCGACCCGCCGGGCGACGCGACCGTCCTCTGGGACGGCGACGACGCCACGCTAGATGGCTGGCAGAAACCGGACGGGTCCGAACCGGAGTGGGTCGAGACCGCCGACTACTTCGAGGTGAACCCGGACGTCAGCGGCAACGTCCAGCCCCAGGAGGAACTGGGCGACGTCCACCTCCACCTCGAGTGGCGCGTGCCCGAGGAACTCGACGGCATCGCCAACGGCCAGGGACCGGGCAACAGTGGCCTGTTCATGATGAACACCTACGAGTTCCAGATCCTCCAGAGCCACGACAACCCGACCTACCCGTCCGGCCACGCCGGTTCGTACTACAAGGCGAGCGAGGGCGGCGGCAGCGCGCCGCTCGCGATGCCGATCCGCCCGCCCGGGGAGTGGAACTCGTACGACCTGCTCTGGCGCGGACCGCGTTTCGACGACGAGGGCAACGTGATCCGCCTGCCGCAGGCGACGCTGCTGTTCAACGGCGTCGTCGTCCAGCAGCACCTCAACATCCCGGGTCCCGTCTGGTACAAGACGCTGTACCCGTTCGATCACGAGGACTTCGGCCACCCGCGCGACGAGAACGGCGACTTCCTGACGGAAGCGCCGTTCCACCTGCAGAACCACGGCAACGAGAACGACATCGTGCAGTTCCGGAACGTCTGGTACCGCGACCTGCCCGAGCGCCCGGTCACCGAGAGCGAGCACCCGGACAACGTTCCGGAGTACTCGACCTCCGGCGGCCCCTGGACGCTCCCGTCCGGCGACCAGTACCAGCCGCAGCAGATTAGCCCCGGTGGATCCAGTACCACCGGCACGCCGCCGGGCGACGCCGACGTGTTGCTCGACGACTCGATCACCATCCAGCCCGGCGACGGCGACTGGGTGAGCGACAGCAAGTACGGCGACGCTCAGGTGCACGTCGAGTACCGCATCCCCGAGGACGTCGAGGGCGAGGGGCCGCTGCGCGGCAACAGCGGCGTCCTGATGATGGGCAACTACGAGATCCAGATCCTCGACACCTGGGAGAACCCGGTCGAAGCCGACGAGTGGGCCGGCGCCTACACCCACCAGAACGGGCCGCATCACGACGCGGTCCGCGAACCCGGCGAGTGGCAGCAGCTGGACCTCGTCTGGCAGGCGCCACGGTTCTCGGGCGGCGAGCTCGAGAAGCCGGCGCAGGTCACGGCGTTCCTCAACGGCGTGGCCGTCCAGACGCGCCTCGTCGTCGACGGACCTAACAAAGGCTTCACCGTCAACCCGTACAGCGAACACGGGAAGATGCCGCTGCGCCTCCGGGAGGAAGGCAGCGAGATCGACTTCCGCAACGCCTGGATCCGGGAGGAGCAAGCCGAACTCGTCAGCGACGAACCGACGGACACCTCGGTCTCGGCTCCGTTCGGATTCGACGCAGGCGGCGAATTCCTCGACGGGACGGTCACCATCGACGGACTCGACTTCGTCGCCGACTCTCCCGCGGTGGAAGCGTCGGGCGACCCGAGCGCGAGCTCGACCAACACGGCGGCACAGGCGAGCATGTACCCGGACCCGCCGAATTCGATCGAGGGGACCGAGCACGACGCGCTCTATCAGACCGAGGTCTTCGGCGGCGACCTCACGTTCGACATCGACATCGAGAACGGTGTCTACGACGTGACCCTCCACTTCGCGGAGACGAACAGCGCGCTCACCGCGGGCGACCGCGTGTTCGACGTCTCCGTCGAAGGGCAACAGGTGCTCTCCGAGTTCGACATCTACTCCGCGGCCGGCGGGCACAACATCGCCGTGACGCGGACGTTCGAGGGAGTCGAAGTCACCGACGGTGTCCTCACCATCGCCACCGATACGATATCGGACAACTCGAAGGTCGACGGAATCGAGATCCGCCCGAGCGACGGCGGCGGCGACGGCGCTCTCGAGTACACCGTCCCGCAGACGGGCGGTGGCACGGCGGACGAGGCCGCCTTCTCGCTGGCGCCCGAGGGCGACGTGTTCGAGGACGTCGACGGCGACGGCGACCCCAGCGACGCCGACGACCTCTCGGCGGACGTCTACCTCGGCTACGACGCCGACAACCTCTACCTCACGGTGGAGGTGACCGACGACACGCACACGGCGATCAGCGGCACGGACATGTGGCAGGCTGACAGCATCCAGTGGGCCGTCGGCAGCGGCGATACGTACGGCCCCGAGTACGGCCTCAGCCACGCCGACGGCAGCACGTCCATCCATCGGTGGTTCGACGGTGACGCCGCGGCGGACGCGTCGGCCGTCGACGCCGCCACGTCGCGGTCCGGGTCCACGACGACCTATGACGCGACGATCCCCTGGGAGGCGCTGTTCGCCGAGAGCAAGGGGCCCGGCGACTCCTTCCCGTTCAGCCTCCTCGTCAACGAGAACGACGGCGACAGCCGCGACGGCGTCCTCGAGTGGGCGCTCCCGGCGATCAGTTCCGACAAGTCGGCGGACGCACTGGGCACGCTCGTGCTCGAAGACAGCGGGTGACTGGCGTCGATCACCGCCGTGACGGACGAATAGCGCGGTAGCTGGGAGGGACCGATTCCCTCCGAACTCCAGGGAAACGACGAGCCCGACGCCAAGGCCGGCGTCGGGACGCCGTTTACGAACGGTGACGTCGGTAGTTCCGATTTTCTCTTCTCTTCGACGACGACGGCCCGAGTGACGGGAGAGCGGCAACGGCAGCGATGGAGC
This genomic interval from Halomicrobium urmianum contains the following:
- a CDS encoding family 16 glycoside hydrolase yields the protein MTTEDMDQQADADGESESNDDWRRVLQAGIGAAGLTGLAGLTSAQQGSQNLIELEAVTVETSGGRGRSEFAWEDGEGGVVRGPPEEVCSIAGGTHLWVGVSPDSIAELTNPTLELTAGETYTVEWTNTDGEEHNFVIADADGTELVASDTIAEEGATQSVEFEATEEMATYYCGPHSESQSGSIEVSVSAGEVEVSNLDPSSVTVSQGDAVDFSATVSNTGDSSLTQVVSLSIDGSQVASKEVSLDAGAETSVSFTGVDTSDLSDGDHTVTIASGGSQVSGTLTVEVDDADGDWHRDLDVPTNPEEATNWDNYEVTNVFSTGTISSEYDLKDGEEGEWMQMDVDAQGRIWVVTRGASFVTEGDGYAEVAWVDPDSGEHQLALEIPVAFHGGHVADSGEVSAARELGGQGIAIDPDFEDNGYVYVMYHPSSDDLELVDNPYDDNIVFANMRVSRFTMQDDGTLDPDSEKVVFTVPEQWHTCCHHGAYITFGEDREFYISTGDNSNNVGNPDNLVNWFMGDERQGMIHGRPGPVADAQRTSGNTADKRGKVHRIVLNEDGTYDIPDGNLKEHWEEETGESYSDDEFLPSIYVMGLRNPFTITYDDHSGYLWTGHYGNDGGSISDLGMSGFGDYHLWCEPGNAGYPYYRAYYPYRDYDFENDEVGQPFWPDNLRNESVNNTGIENIPNVTPALIWHPQSFDDYENALDIHPWLDQPRPGEVTYPELDAGGSADVGVVYRYDEGYSEHALPPYFDGKPFFMNPSNADVVRYLTFNDDGSLDINEFGARDGVAAAYDMKVLPDGRLAIMGMYSGIHIVEYNGPAPGYQPPPEEEQPDRVEPAADGLSGDPPGDATVLWDGDDATLDGWEQLDGSEAQWNETADYFEVDPSDPDVEGNVRPKEDLGDVHLHLEWRVPEEVAGEAEGQGPGNSGLFMMETYEFQILQSHDNPTYPSGYAGSFYKYQEGGGSAPLAMPIRPPGEWNSYDLIWRRPRFDDDGNVVRLPQATLLFNGVVVQQHLNIPGPVWYDTLYPFDHEDFGHPRDENGNFLTEAPFHLQNHGNDYDVVQYRNVWYRDLPERPVTESEHPDNVPEYSTSGGPYYLPNGDQYQPQQISPGGSGTTGTPPGDADVLLDDSITIQPGDGDWVSDSKYGDAQVHVEYRIPEDVEGEGPLRGNSGVLMMGNYEIQILDTWENPVEADEWAGAYTHQNGPHHDAVREPGEWQQLDLVWQAPRFSGGELEKPAQVTAFLNGVAVQTRLVVDGPNKGFTVNPYSEHGKMPLRLREEGSEIDFRNAWIREEQAELVSDEPSEPEQLSAPIGLDLGGLHTDETVTVDGLEFLPTPSQSEQVGIEENRTLDADEKYWPEQVTVEPEPRESPGATDSGRPLNEEQNLGTNPDIEGTEHDSMYWTEQWSNDELNYTFDIENGVYEVTLHFAEVWFAGEDTRVFSGSVNGETVFEELDLYADHGPDTAVTFSHVTEVTDNELVVSLESSVENPKISGIEIREVDKVAHYDATTLELSDGDAVSSWSDAGGVGPDLTQSDSAAQPTFQTDVANGNPTVRFEGDGDYINADEVVTEDTAGVTMAAAFRTSDPTVPRQTIMYNGSDGELNGYGAYVNNEAGSGPASEGYVNGLYGGVNWWWSDTTVGADNFHVVTWTVPEDEPDHPVLRLDGQELDTELQIDPAEPETPTTQFGIGYDDGAVDERPPFFAGDIGEVRVYNRELSGAELSQLESDLGEKWGADVQAPDLSAGLAGHWTFESGNVDGDTVLDKSGNGHDGTVQGGVTTDLSAPTVGGAAEFNGSDGTVVVPNADGLDPAAYTVSAWLKTDATGPWAAVLGKENSMWCGFNNDTGQPRFDPYNGAEQGDYFSSDTAVDDGSWHHVVYRHAPSEDTSRIYVDGQQVGSMDGATESPAADTSLGIGSKSGFKDWFSGTLADVRLYDRPLSESKISLLSQQG